A single window of Anomaloglossus baeobatrachus isolate aAnoBae1 chromosome 5, aAnoBae1.hap1, whole genome shotgun sequence DNA harbors:
- the LOC142313213 gene encoding olfactory receptor 5AP2-like, with translation MNRSWVKEFILMGLTNRSELHIPLFSLFLYVYITTVLGNVGIINLIKVDHHLQRPMYVFLSNLSFVDLTYSSAVTPKMLHDLLSVSRTISFTGCALQMYIFVSFATVECLLLGVMAYDRYVAVCRPLLYTVIMSNTLCLQLVASAYLGGFLTALVHTGFVFHLNFCRSNVISHFFCDLPPLFKLSCSDISVNVIVLVVLGGLVTMTCFIIILVSYTNIVLAIVRIRSEQGRHKAFSTCTSHMTAVSIFYGTVLFMYFRPSSSYALQQDKVASVFYSILIPMLNPLIYSLRNTEVKEALKRLVKK, from the coding sequence ATGAACAGAAGTTGGGTGAAGGAATTCATTCTCATGGGTCTCACAAACAGATCAGAACTGCACATCCCGCTTTTCAGCTTATTCCTTTATGTTTACATCACCACGGTACTGGGAAATGTTGGGATCATAAATCTGATCAAAGTGGATCACCATCTCCAGAGGCCGATGTACGTGTTCTTGAGCAACCTATCGTTTGTGGACCTCACTTACTCTTCAGCTGTCACTCCTAAGATGCTACACGACTTGTTATCTGTGTCTCGGACCATCTCCTTCACCGGCTGCGCTCTGCAGATGTACATATTTGTCTCATTTGCCACGGTTGAATGTCTTCTTCTTGGAGTTATGGCCTATGACCGTTACGTGGCTGTGTGCAGACCTCTGCTGTACACTGTTATCATGAGTAACACCTTGTGTCTTCAGCTGGTGGCATCTGCCTATCTCGGTGGCTTCCTCACGGCATTGGTTCACACTGGTTTTGTATTTCACCTTAATTTCTGCAGATCTAACGTCATCAGCCATTTTTTCTGTGACCTGCCACCCCTTTTTAAGCTTTCTTGCTCTGATATATCGGTCAATGTCATTGTGCTTGTTGTTCTGGGAGGCTTAGTAACTATGACGTGCTTTATCATTATCCTTGTGTCCTACACTAACATAGTCCTAGCTATAGTGAGGATCCGCTCCGAGCAGGGCAGACACAAGGCgttcagcacctgcacctcccataTGACTGCAGTCTCCATCTTCTATGGGACCGTGCTCTTTATGTATTTTCGGCCGTCAAGCAGCTATGCCCTACAGCAGGACAAGGTGGCCTCCGTCTTCTACAGCATACTCATACCTATGCTCAATCCCTTGATTTATAGCTTAAGAAATACAGAGGTCAAAGAAGCTTTAAAACGCCtggtaaaaaaatag